The following nucleotide sequence is from Myxococcus stipitatus.
GGCGGTCGGGGATGGGCCCGACGGTGGGCCACGAAGTCCGCGACGCGCTGTACCGACTCGGCCGTGCGCCCCACGAGGTCCGCGAGCTGGCCCGAGGGGATGCCCCCCTTCCGGGCGCCTCCACGGCTCACGGCCTCGTGGGCCACCAGCGCCACGGCCAGGACGGGGTCGACGGCGGACGCGGCGCCGCCGGGGCCCTCCAGCAGCACCGGCCCGAAGCGGTGCCACCCGGAAGGGGAGCGGTGCGTGACGTCGGTCCGGAGGGCGAGCCCGCTGCTCGGGAGCGCCACGCGCAGGGGGCCGGCGTGGACGGGGGTATGGGTCTCCGTGAGCCAGCAGCGCAGCAGCGCCTCCAGATGGGCGTGTTCGGACGCGCGGCGCGGGTTCGAGTCCTCCAGCGGGTCCGCGCCCACGCCAGGGGAGAGGGGGAGGGCGGCGCTCATGCGGCCCCCTTCTGGTGCCGCGGCGAGCACGCGCGCCCGGCGGCGAGCACCGCGTCCACGAGCGCGTCGAGGTCCTCGAGCGTGGTGGTGGGGTTGAGCAGGGTGAACTTGAGGCAGACGCGCGCGGGAGCGTCGGTGCCCTCCAGCCGCACGGCGGTCCGGCCGATCAACGCCGTCCCGCTCTCCATCAACCGTCGGCGCAGCTCGCCGTTGAGGGCATCCTCGCGCGCGGGCTCCCCGGCGTGGCGGTAGCGGAAGACCACGGTGGTCAACTCCGCGGGGGACACCAGCTCCAGCTCGGGCTCGGAGGCGATGCGCCGCTCGGCATGGCGGGCCAGGTCGTGGCAGGTCTCCACCATGTCGCCCAGGCCCCGGCGGCCGTGCGCCAGCAGGGTCGCGGCGACCTTCACCGCGTCGGGACGGCGGGTGGTCTGCAGGCTGCGGCCGAGCAGCCCCTCGTAACCCGCGTCCGCGTCGTCCACCGGGTTGAGGTAGGCGACCTCCCGGTCCAGCGCGGAGAAGGCCTGGGCATCGGAGACCAACAGCACGCTGGTGGCCGCCGGCTGCCAACCCAGCTTGTGCAGGTCGAGCGTGATGGAGTCCGCGAGGGCGAGCCCCTCCAGCCGCCCCGCGAGCCGCTCGGAGAACAGCGCGCCGAAGCCATAGGCGGCGTCGACGTGCAGCCAGAGGTCATGCCGCTCGGCGAGCTCCGCCAGTCGTGGCAGCGGGTCGATGCTGCCGAAGTCGGTCGTCCCCGCGGTGGCGACGATGGCCAGCGGCGCGTGCTCGGGCGAAAGCCCCTCGAGGAGGGAGGCCAGGGCGTCTGGCCGCATCCGGTGCCGCGAGTCGGTCGGCACCAGCCGCACGGCGTCCTCTCCCAACCCGAGCGCCGCGCAGGCGCGTTGGACGGAGAAGTGCGCCAGCTCGGAGCAGAACACGACGGGGCTCCCCAGCCCGCCCACGCCTTGCCGACGCGCGTCGATGCCCTTGCGCAACGCCGCGGCGTCACGCGCCAGCAGCAGTCCCAACAGGTTCGACATCGAGCCGCCGGGGGTGAGGACCCCATCGGCCTTCGCCCCCAGCCCCGCCAGCTCCACGAGCCCGCCGATGAGCCAGCGCTCCACGGCGATGGCCGAGGGCCCGGAGTCGTAGGTGTCGAGAGAGGCATTGCTCGCGCTGGCCAACGCATCCGCCGCCACCGCGACCGTCAACGGTGGGGGCTGGAGATGCGCCACCGCATGCGGATGCGACAGGTGCAGGCCGTACTCCACCAGGACCCGTCCCAGCCGTGCCAGCGCCGCCTCCGCGCCCAGGCCTTCCTCGGGGATTCCCTGGCCACCCAGCGCCGCGGTCGCCGCGGCCAGGACCTCGCGAGGCGTTCCGGGGCGCATCGGTCCCGTGGGCCACCGCGCCACCGCCAGGGCGCTGCCCACCGCGCCCGTCAGCGCCGCGGACACCGCGGCCAGACCTTCGCGCGAACCCGCCAACACGGATGAGGGACGACGGGGCCACCGGGGCGACAGGTCACGCCGCGGCGCCCCTTGCTCAGCTTCTGTATGCATCTTCGCTTCCTCCAGCTTCGATTTGGATAGTGCGAATCGATTTCAATCCCTGGACACACGTCCGCCCCGTGCGGGCGGCCTGGGTGCGATTGTGTTCAGGCCCGCGGGACACTAGGGCCCGGGTCTGACACAGCGCGGCCACGCGACGCGGCATGACTCGCGCCATGTCTGGCGTTGCCTACGTGGGTGGTCGGCCGCGGAGGGACGCGCGGCGTCCGTCCAGGGTGTGAGTCTTTGAGACCGACGAAGTCCGTGGGGGCGGGACGGTGGGGCCGCGACGCTCCGGCGGAGCGCGGACCCGTCAGGTGACGTGAAGAGGTGGCGCCGCCATCACGTCGCGGGATGCTCGCCCGCGCCGCGCCGTGGAGCCCGGACGAGTGCGGGACGCGGGCGCCCCGGGACGTCTGCCCGACCGCGTCGGACCCACATCAGGGGCTGTGCCGCGTACCTCCCAGGTGCTCGAGGACCTGGGCCATGCGCGCGCTCGGAGGTCCCTCCACGCAGAGCACCTCCACACCCATGCCGAAGGGGTCGTCGAGCAGCACCCAGGCGAGCTTCTCGTCCACCGCCGCCCGCGGCGCGGGCTCCTCGTGCGAGGGGAGCCGGATGCGCTCATCCCCTTCGATGGGGACGAAGACGATGAGGTCCAGCGTCTGGACGGCGGCGCGGACTCGGGGAAGCCATTCCTCCACGTCGAACGACTCCGCGTCGTCATGGGTCAGCAGGTAGCCCAGGAAGTCGAGCGGGCATCGGTCGAACACGACGTGGCCCGCCGTCTCCTCGTCCTCGAGCAGCTCCAACGACCGGCGGAGCTGTTCGAGGAAGTCCTCGAGGCTCGGAGGGAACCCGAACTCATGGCCTTCCTCCTCGAGGAGTCGGTACGGCTCTTCGACGACCCGATATCCCTCGAGCCGCTCCTCGAGGGCCTCGACGAGGGTCGACTTCCCCACCCGGTGTGCCCCGCTCACCGCGATGCGCATGCGCCTTCGTAGCGTGGTTCTCCCGCGTCGTCACCAGCGCCAGGGGCCGTGTCCAGGCGGCGCGGACGCGGGCGCCCGGTGGAGCCAGGAGGGGGCGGCGCGTGGCGGGGGAGTGCGTGGCGCGGGAGTGCGACTCGCGGCGCGCGACGTGCGTCGTCTCCACGTGTCGCGACTGGCTGTCGAGAGCGTTGCCCGCATCCCGGATGTCTTGGTTCATGTCTCGGTTGAATCATGTGGCTGGGTCGGGATGTCGTGCTCGAGACAGTCATTGTCGCGATGATGGAAGCCTGGGTGGAGCGAGTATGGGAATGGTGGCTGCGTCCTGGCGCGTCTGCTGTCTGGTTCATCCTCTCGGTTTGGGTGCCACGACTTCCCCTCGATGAGAAGCATTGCGGGACGGCGTTGGACGTGTCCGTCCGTGCGCCCTGTCGCGAGCCCCGCGTGCCCTGAAGCCTGCGGGCAAGGAGGTGTGGAAGGACGCAAGGGTCCTGAGGTCTTCCCGGGCGGATGTCTGGGAGAGGTGTCGAAGTCCTGGTGTGAGTCTTTGTTTCAACGTGCGGGTGGTGTTTCATGCGTATCAATGTTCCTGGAATCATTTTGTGGGTCCTCGTCGTGTCGCAGGGAGGCCTGTCCATCATGGGCTGCGGGGGACTGGAGGTCCCGACGGAGGGCGAGGAGGAGGGGGCGCTCACGACGGATGAGAGCGAGCTCTACGTCGATACGACGACGCTCTGGCCGTCTCCGTATGTCAACGTCTGCTGGGAGAATCCGAGCGCGACGAATGTGATTGAGAGAGGGTGGGTGCGGGATGCGGCCGCGGTCACCTGGTCGCGGGTCTCCGCCGTCAAGTTCACCGGTTGGGGCGCCTGCACGTCGGCGTCACGCGGCATCCGCATCCGCATCGCGGACACGGGCCCGCATGTGAAGGCGTTGGGCCGCGGGCTGGATGGCCGGGTCGATGGCATGGAGCTCAACTTCACCTTCGGCACCTGGAGCCAGAGCTGTCAGTCGAGACGCGAGTTCTGCATCCGCGCCATCGCGGTGCACGAGTTCGGTCACGCGCTGGGGTTCGCGCACGAGCAGAACCGCCCGGACCGTCCATCGACCTGCACCGAGCCACCCCAGGGCTCCAACGGCAACCTGATGATTGGCGCCTGGGACCTGAGCTCGGTGATGAACTACTGCAACCCGAACTGGAACGGGAACGGCCAGCTGAGCGCGACGGACGTGCTGGGCGTCGTGCAGCTCTATGGTGATCGACCCTGGCTCGAGGACTTCGGCTATCACGCGGGGGGCTGGCGGGTGGAGTACCATCCCCGCACGTCCGCGGACGTCAACGGGGATGGGCGCGCGGACATCATCGGGTTCGGCAACGCCGGCGTGTATGTCTCGCTGTCCACGGGGACGGGCTTCACGGCCGCGCAGCTCCGGCTGGCCGACTTCGGCTACACCGCTGGCGGCTGGCGGGTGGAGCGGCATCCTCGCGTGTCCGCTGACGTCAATGGGGACGGGCGCGCGGACATCGTCGGGTTCGGGAACGCGGGCGTGTATGTCTCGCTGTCCACGGGGACGGGCTTCACCGCCGCGCAGCTGTGGCGGGCGGACTTCGGCTACGACGCCGGGGGCTGGCGCGTGGAGCGTCATCCGCGCACCGTGGCGGACGTCAACGGCGACGGTCGCGCGGACATCGTCGGGTTCGGGGACGCCGGGGTGTATGTCTCACTGTCCACGGGGACGGGCTTCAGGGCCGCTCAGCTGTGGCGGGCGGACTACGGGTACAGCGCCGGCTGGCGCGTGGAGCGACACCCGCGCGTCGTGGCGGACGTCAACGGAGATGGCCGCGCGGACGTCATCGGGTTCGGGGACGCGGGCACGTATGTCTCGCTGTCCACGGGGACGGGCTTCACGGCCCCACAGCTCCGCGTGGCGGACTTCGGCTACAACGCGGGTGGCTGGCGGGTGGAGCGGCATCCTCGCACCGTGGCGGACGTCAACGGCGACGGGCGCGCGGACATCGTCGGCTTCGGGAACGCCGGGGTGTATGTCTCGCTGTCCACGGCCAGCGGGTCGGGCCCGTCGCGGTTCTGGCTCGGGAAGTTCGGCTACAGCGCGTACGA
It contains:
- a CDS encoding ATP-binding protein, which produces MRIAVSGAHRVGKSTLVEALEERLEGYRVVEEPYRLLEEEGHEFGFPPSLEDFLEQLRRSLELLEDEETAGHVVFDRCPLDFLGYLLTHDDAESFDVEEWLPRVRAAVQTLDLIVFVPIEGDERIRLPSHEEPAPRAAVDEKLAWVLLDDPFGMGVEVLCVEGPPSARMAQVLEHLGGTRHSP
- a CDS encoding pyridoxal phosphate-dependent decarboxylase family protein → MHTEAEQGAPRRDLSPRWPRRPSSVLAGSREGLAAVSAALTGAVGSALAVARWPTGPMRPGTPREVLAAATAALGGQGIPEEGLGAEAALARLGRVLVEYGLHLSHPHAVAHLQPPPLTVAVAADALASASNASLDTYDSGPSAIAVERWLIGGLVELAGLGAKADGVLTPGGSMSNLLGLLLARDAAALRKGIDARRQGVGGLGSPVVFCSELAHFSVQRACAALGLGEDAVRLVPTDSRHRMRPDALASLLEGLSPEHAPLAIVATAGTTDFGSIDPLPRLAELAERHDLWLHVDAAYGFGALFSERLAGRLEGLALADSITLDLHKLGWQPAATSVLLVSDAQAFSALDREVAYLNPVDDADAGYEGLLGRSLQTTRRPDAVKVAATLLAHGRRGLGDMVETCHDLARHAERRIASEPELELVSPAELTTVVFRYRHAGEPAREDALNGELRRRLMESGTALIGRTAVRLEGTDAPARVCLKFTLLNPTTTLEDLDALVDAVLAAGRACSPRHQKGAA
- a CDS encoding FG-GAP-like repeat-containing protein, with the protein product MRINVPGIILWVLVVSQGGLSIMGCGGLEVPTEGEEEGALTTDESELYVDTTTLWPSPYVNVCWENPSATNVIERGWVRDAAAVTWSRVSAVKFTGWGACTSASRGIRIRIADTGPHVKALGRGLDGRVDGMELNFTFGTWSQSCQSRREFCIRAIAVHEFGHALGFAHEQNRPDRPSTCTEPPQGSNGNLMIGAWDLSSVMNYCNPNWNGNGQLSATDVLGVVQLYGDRPWLEDFGYHAGGWRVEYHPRTSADVNGDGRADIIGFGNAGVYVSLSTGTGFTAAQLRLADFGYTAGGWRVERHPRVSADVNGDGRADIVGFGNAGVYVSLSTGTGFTAAQLWRADFGYDAGGWRVERHPRTVADVNGDGRADIVGFGDAGVYVSLSTGTGFRAAQLWRADYGYSAGWRVERHPRVVADVNGDGRADVIGFGDAGTYVSLSTGTGFTAPQLRVADFGYNAGGWRVERHPRTVADVNGDGRADIVGFGNAGVYVSLSTASGSGPSRFWLGKFGYSAYDWRVERHPRTVEDVNGDGRADLIGFSNAGVVVHLN